The Pseudomonas parafulva genome window below encodes:
- a CDS encoding cupin domain-containing protein, with translation MSPSQNPSATQPVNLLHKIDLIDQQWSPRVVAQMNDYQFKVVRIEGEFIWHSHPETDEAFIVLEGILRIDLPERSVHVAAGELYVVPKGVKHRTAAEGEAKLMMIEPQGVLNTGQEGGERTALNDVWI, from the coding sequence ATGTCCCCTTCGCAGAATCCATCCGCCACGCAACCGGTGAACCTGTTGCACAAAATCGACCTGATCGACCAGCAATGGAGTCCCAGGGTCGTGGCGCAGATGAACGATTACCAGTTCAAGGTCGTGCGCATCGAAGGCGAATTCATCTGGCATTCGCACCCCGAAACCGACGAAGCCTTCATCGTGCTCGAAGGCATCCTGCGCATCGACCTGCCAGAGCGGTCAGTGCACGTCGCCGCCGGTGAGCTCTATGTGGTGCCCAAAGGCGTGAAGCACCGAACGGCGGCCGAAGGCGAGGCCAAGCTGATGATGATCGAGCCGCAGGGTGTATTGAATACCGGCCAGGAAGGCGGTGAGCGCACGGCGTTGAATGACGTGTGGATCTGA